The proteins below are encoded in one region of Reichenbachiella sp. 5M10:
- a CDS encoding LytTR family DNA-binding domain-containing protein, which translates to MHCLIVDDDPLICDLLQHFCSKVDYISQVTTTNSGFESVNLISQNHFDLILLDYDLPDISGKEILPLIQGRTAVIMITANKEFALESYNYDQIIDYLAKPIEFARFFKGVQKAKNLTESSTSQDDKHLFIKDGNQWTKVNLDQVLYIKSAGNYVELIFEHKKVLTLMTLKELEQKLPTHFQRVHRSCIVNVHSIDTISSSDLVIGQEEISISSSYEKELMKKISLLN; encoded by the coding sequence ATGCATTGTTTGATAGTTGATGATGATCCGTTGATCTGTGATTTGCTGCAGCATTTCTGTTCCAAGGTGGACTACATTTCGCAAGTCACCACCACCAACAGCGGTTTTGAATCGGTCAATCTCATCTCACAAAATCACTTTGATCTAATCCTACTCGACTATGACCTACCGGACATTTCTGGCAAAGAAATCCTCCCTCTGATCCAAGGACGTACAGCAGTCATCATGATCACTGCCAACAAGGAGTTTGCGCTAGAGTCCTACAACTACGACCAAATCATCGACTACCTCGCCAAGCCCATTGAGTTTGCTCGCTTCTTCAAAGGCGTCCAAAAAGCCAAAAATTTGACTGAGTCATCCACTAGCCAAGACGACAAACACTTGTTCATCAAAGACGGCAACCAATGGACCAAAGTAAATTTGGATCAAGTCCTCTACATCAAATCTGCTGGAAACTATGTCGAGCTCATCTTTGAACACAAGAAAGTACTGACGCTCATGACACTCAAAGAGCTCGAGCAAAAGCTACCCACACATTTTCAACGGGTACATCGCTCCTGCATCGTCAACGTCCACAGCATTGACACGATCAGCAGCAGTGACCTTGTCATTGGCCAAGAGGAAATATCGATCAGCTCAAGCTACGAAAAGGAACTCATGAAGAAAATTAGCCTTTTGAATTGA
- a CDS encoding two-component regulator propeller domain-containing protein gives MMHERWFGLSIRLTLILLFAVLTVSAQQHNEYKFRNIGGLSDNNVTTIFEDHQGYIWIGTRNGLNRYNGLKYDVFEPVKNDSLSLKHPYINYIDETSDGDLWIAHGGGVSRYSRAHHNFTNLTPDPNDPNSVTNGFASHVFCDSKDQVWVANNGVDVLDAKTNKLIVRHLDGEDIQFIFEDSKNRIWFVGAKAFMMNEDGKIKEVLNHNYNLNIKSATEDIYGNIWLGSWEAGLYKLVDTGNSNFSIKKYTPQPNENSLYLIRILDIMSDQEGNLWIGIENGGLDILDIQSEQFTHLKPDPSNPSSIHSNSIWAITQDSNQRIWIGSFDKGLDLMDPYQKAFTKVIDEKNALTKSAVNTFAEDSKGNLWIGADGYGMDYFDVATNTLTHYEHNPDDPNSLPNNAVLKLVVDDRDNVLIGTWAGGLTYYDVQKNKFTNYLNDPLNPQSIGINNVFSLAKDDLNPSHFWVGTWGTGLDYFDASTGVFEHFRPKNDETIEINMNIRTMQADTDGNLWLGTSNGVYHIKVDRATATYESQVFSNDPNNPNSLSENAVSNILLTEEGDLWVGTENRGINLFIPSSGGFQIFDKESGLPSNAIKSMELDQEGNLWISSGSGLSKTSLNEKGQKSNIKISSYDKGDGLQGNFFNMGASITTSWGEMFFGGSDGFNRFYPEQIKKNPIIPEVTLTDFKVFNKSVVPSDEDGAILNKNISEAKEIHLDYTHNIFSIEFIALNYTRPEKNSYAYMMEEIDEEWNYIGNQTSATYTTLPAGSYTFHVKASNNDGVWNEIGTSVIITVTPPWWETWWFRLLMIVSIATGIFLYVRHKKQQTKIQKAELQAKLDEAVAEVQSRNAGLRMQNDNLSSSINDTNHVINEAVESGNFSARINTENKEGQWKDLSESINKLFDAVVAPIHSINHMVQSMASGDLSQSLDIHAKGEILSLTNNFNLALTNLNDLLNQITVNANTIEESSTEMLLSSEEMTRNTEEIASAISQMSNGAQTQVTKVDESSTIVEGIRQASEDMASKSQSINQVAKEGAKRSEEGKVMVNNVSDSMGEISEYSGMTNNSMRILKERSQEIHRVLGVIANIANQTNLLALNAAIEAAQAGDAGRGFAVVADEIRKLAESSKSSTKEIEQLINDVQKDTSEAAQLMETMSNSVLKGVEASQGVSKVFEEIREASNHTLSFSEEILSATQQQTENINQVVTAIESVVVIAEQTAAGTEEVAASANELVSGMNNYSQKSQRLNEISKILQEAAGKFMLKSNKDT, from the coding sequence ATGATGCATGAAAGATGGTTTGGCCTAAGCATAAGGCTGACACTTATTTTACTTTTCGCAGTACTCACCGTGAGTGCGCAGCAACACAACGAGTACAAATTTCGAAATATTGGCGGCCTGTCCGACAACAATGTCACTACGATCTTCGAAGACCACCAAGGCTACATCTGGATCGGGACGCGAAATGGCCTCAACCGATACAACGGCCTCAAATATGACGTATTTGAACCCGTCAAAAACGATAGCCTAAGCCTCAAACACCCCTACATCAACTACATCGATGAGACCAGTGATGGTGACCTATGGATTGCTCATGGAGGAGGTGTCAGTCGCTACAGCAGAGCGCATCACAATTTCACCAACTTGACCCCAGACCCCAACGACCCCAATAGCGTGACCAATGGTTTTGCCTCACATGTATTTTGTGATTCGAAAGACCAAGTATGGGTAGCCAACAATGGTGTAGATGTACTGGATGCGAAGACCAACAAATTGATTGTCCGGCACCTCGATGGAGAGGACATCCAATTCATTTTTGAAGACTCAAAAAACAGAATCTGGTTCGTAGGTGCTAAGGCATTCATGATGAATGAAGACGGAAAAATCAAAGAAGTGCTCAATCACAACTACAACCTCAACATCAAAAGTGCTACAGAAGACATCTATGGCAACATTTGGTTAGGCAGCTGGGAAGCAGGACTCTACAAACTCGTCGACACAGGAAATAGTAATTTTTCGATCAAAAAATACACCCCCCAGCCCAACGAAAACTCTCTATATCTCATCAGAATCTTGGATATCATGAGTGACCAAGAAGGTAATCTGTGGATAGGGATAGAAAACGGAGGATTGGACATTTTGGACATCCAATCGGAGCAATTTACGCATCTCAAGCCCGATCCGTCCAATCCCTCGAGCATCCACTCCAACTCCATATGGGCGATTACCCAAGACAGCAACCAGAGAATATGGATTGGAAGTTTTGACAAGGGGCTAGACTTGATGGACCCTTACCAAAAAGCATTCACAAAGGTGATCGATGAAAAGAACGCCTTGACCAAAAGTGCCGTCAATACCTTTGCGGAAGACTCAAAAGGGAATCTGTGGATCGGAGCTGACGGCTATGGCATGGACTACTTTGATGTCGCAACCAACACCCTGACACACTACGAACACAACCCAGACGACCCCAACAGTCTACCCAACAACGCGGTACTCAAATTGGTTGTCGATGACCGGGACAATGTGCTGATAGGTACATGGGCAGGAGGACTGACCTACTACGATGTGCAAAAGAACAAATTCACCAACTACCTCAATGACCCACTCAATCCACAATCGATAGGGATCAACAATGTATTTTCTTTGGCCAAGGATGACCTAAATCCTAGCCACTTTTGGGTCGGCACCTGGGGAACGGGACTCGATTATTTCGATGCGTCTACAGGTGTATTTGAACATTTTCGGCCAAAGAACGACGAAACCATAGAAATCAACATGAACATCCGTACCATGCAAGCGGATACGGACGGCAACCTCTGGTTGGGTACCAGCAATGGTGTATACCATATCAAAGTAGACCGTGCAACAGCCACCTATGAATCTCAGGTTTTCTCAAACGACCCCAATAACCCCAATAGTCTAAGTGAAAATGCGGTTTCAAACATCCTATTGACCGAAGAAGGAGATCTCTGGGTGGGCACAGAAAACCGAGGAATCAATCTTTTCATCCCTTCAAGTGGTGGATTCCAGATATTTGACAAAGAAAGTGGATTGCCAAGCAATGCCATCAAATCCATGGAGCTAGACCAAGAAGGAAATCTGTGGATCAGCTCTGGCAGTGGTCTCTCAAAAACGAGCCTAAATGAAAAAGGCCAAAAGTCAAACATTAAGATCAGCTCGTACGACAAAGGAGACGGTCTCCAAGGCAATTTCTTCAACATGGGCGCTTCGATCACTACCTCGTGGGGAGAGATGTTTTTTGGAGGCAGTGATGGCTTCAATCGCTTCTATCCCGAGCAAATCAAAAAGAACCCTATCATACCTGAAGTGACCCTTACTGACTTCAAGGTATTCAACAAATCTGTCGTGCCCTCTGACGAAGATGGAGCGATATTGAACAAAAACATCTCCGAAGCAAAAGAGATTCACCTGGACTACACCCACAACATCTTTTCGATAGAGTTCATCGCGCTCAACTACACACGTCCAGAAAAAAACAGCTATGCCTACATGATGGAAGAAATCGATGAGGAATGGAACTACATCGGCAATCAAACCTCCGCTACCTATACCACCCTCCCGGCAGGCTCATACACCTTTCATGTCAAAGCCTCCAACAACGACGGTGTATGGAATGAAATCGGAACATCGGTGATCATCACGGTCACTCCGCCATGGTGGGAGACATGGTGGTTTAGATTGCTCATGATTGTATCCATAGCTACGGGGATATTTCTCTATGTCCGTCACAAAAAGCAACAAACCAAAATCCAGAAAGCTGAACTCCAAGCCAAGCTTGATGAAGCAGTCGCAGAAGTACAGTCTCGCAATGCCGGTTTGCGCATGCAAAACGACAACCTGAGCAGTTCGATCAACGACACCAATCACGTCATCAACGAGGCTGTCGAATCGGGAAATTTCAGTGCCAGAATAAACACTGAAAACAAAGAAGGACAATGGAAAGATCTCAGCGAATCCATCAACAAACTCTTTGATGCGGTCGTCGCTCCGATCCATTCGATCAACCACATGGTACAGTCTATGGCTAGCGGAGACTTGTCGCAAAGCCTCGATATACATGCCAAAGGGGAGATACTGAGTCTCACCAACAATTTCAACTTGGCACTCACCAATCTCAACGACCTACTGAATCAAATCACTGTCAATGCCAACACCATCGAGGAATCCTCTACAGAGATGCTCCTATCGAGTGAGGAAATGACCCGAAATACCGAAGAGATCGCCTCAGCTATCTCGCAAATGAGCAATGGCGCCCAGACCCAAGTCACCAAAGTCGATGAGTCTTCTACGATCGTGGAAGGCATCCGTCAAGCTTCCGAAGACATGGCCAGCAAATCGCAAAGTATCAATCAAGTAGCCAAAGAGGGGGCAAAAAGAAGTGAAGAAGGCAAAGTCATGGTCAATAATGTATCGGACAGCATGGGCGAGATCTCAGAATACTCCGGCATGACCAACAATTCTATGCGCATACTCAAAGAACGATCACAAGAAATCCACCGTGTACTCGGAGTGATCGCCAACATCGCCAACCAAACCAACCTCCTGGCCCTCAATGCTGCCATCGAAGCAGCACAGGCAGGAGATGCAGGTCGAGGATTTGCGGTAGTCGCTGACGAAATTCGCAAACTAGCCGAAAGCTCCAAATCCTCTACCAAAGAAATCGAGCAACTCATCAACGATGTGCAGAAAGACACCTCCGAAGCAGCTCAGCTCATGGAGACCATGAGCAACAGCGTACTCAAAGGAGTAGAAGCTTCGCAGGGTGTATCCAAGGTATTTGAGGAAATCAGAGAAGCCTCCAATCATACCTTGAGTTTTTCTGAAGAGATCTTATCAGCTACACAGCAGCAAACCGAAAACATCAATCAAGTCGTCACTGCCATCGAGAGTGTGGTCGTGATCGCCGAACAAACAGCTGCTGGCACAGAAGAAGTCGCCGCATCTGCCAATGAACTTGTCTCTGGCATGAACAACTACTCGCAAAAATCCCAACGACTCAATGAGATCTCCAAAATCCTACAAGAAGCCGCAGGTAAATTCATGTTAAAATCTAACAAAGACACATAA